AGCcatttgcaaaatgtttctCCAGGAAATTAACACGAAAACAGTTCAAGTGGTAATGTTTGTGCAGCAATCAAACACAGGAAGAGCATTGCCCACATGATTTAAACTTAAAGGTCTCACCTGTTGAACCACCAACCTGCCTCATTCTCCAGAGCACAGCTGTCCAGCTTGTAGCGGTCATTGTCCTGTCAATCACCATCACCAATGGTATCACTGTCACCATCTGCACATTGTCCTTAATCTTGGTTTTAGCACACAGAATAAAAGGGGTAGATGACTGACCTGGTCTCTGGTGCTGAACTGCATTCCACTGAGGCAGGCAGACCACTGGTCCACCATGCCAGTGCCACCAGTGAGAGCATCTCCAGCTTTCCCGCTGTAAACCCCATACTGGAGACGATACTTATCCTGAAATAGGCAAGTAATGTTGATTTAGAAATTGAGTCATTTCTgatatagaaaacaaaaaaagacagtaatattgttttcttactgCCTCATCAGTGATCCTAAAGTTCTCATAAAATGCATAACTTCTCTGTCCATCCCAGTCCATTAGATCTATCTTCACCAGGTTCTTACCTTTCAGACAATTAGAACAAGAGAATAACTGAGAAATAAGCAGCTAAACAGACGGAAATTaagacaaagtaaaataaaatagcacatggaacagaaacaacagagggattttttttactgcaatataatttttatcttttagcaatttttttcattactgACCTTCTGAAAGCAGAGAATAAATATGTTCATTCCCCAACCAAAACTCATCGTTCCGCAGTTTAAAGTCACCAAAGCCATCTCTGTAGTCCACCCAGTCTCTACCATAAAAATGAGGCACATGTGTTATCTGACCTGAAACAATAGTAGAGTGTAAGCTTCTCATATACTCTGCACGATCCTTTCTTTGCCGAAATACCTGTTGAAGTCAACGTTCCCATGCCTGCGTCTCTGAAATACTGTCCATCCTCCTCCATCCTTCATGTCACAGTAGACTAAAAATGGCTCCTCGTGTAATTTGGGTCTAATACGGTAGAAACCACTTGCTGGTTTCAGCCTGTCAAACAGCTCAGAACAGTCTAGAACGATAGCATTAAAGATTGCTCATTATCATTTATAACTCCCAATATGATATAACGAATGCGCCGATTTATCAATTAAAGGTAAAGCTCAAATAATTAAATGACATATCGTGAGCTTTTCTTACCTTTGTCGTGGACAATTAAGCTGCCTGCTGTTGGAAGAGATTTCATCAGTGTCACATTAGCGTCTAATGCTCCACTACTGTTGAGATTTACACCAGAGTTTGTTTCAGGTTCCTTCTTAGTCTGAGTCACAACAGGTTGAAATGGTCGGAAATATTTGTGTCTCCGCAGGTGCTCAACCTGCCAATTCCCAATCAagagtttgttttccagtttcCTTATGTTCTGCATTATAGTTGCAATTTCTTGTCCACATGAATCTATCGccttaaaaaaggaaaaccagtTTCAAGTTATCCATCACATTTATACTCCTGTTATAACAGAGAGAATGGCCAAAGCATAGGTCCACCCCTGTACTGATCTATATAACAGAGTgtatttgggggggggggtctaggAATGACAGTTCTTTAATAGACCAGCCTGAAGTTACTACTTTCTAAACAATCCACtctcaattttaaaatgtaaaaacaaagacaaagagagagacagtcgGAGCTTTTAAGGAAGAGGATAATTTACTTACTGACACCTGCGTAGACAAGGCCATGTTGCCCACCAGGGccaacaacagcaacactgGCATGGCTTTTACGAAGAAATGCTTTGCTGCAATATCCATCAGAAATTATAAAGacaatataaatatagttaAGGCCATTAAATGAATAGATTGAAGTCAAAATGCCAGTCATCTTGAGAAAATCTCAGCTCAACAATCCTACCTTCGTTTCACAACACTTCCCCTTGTTTTCTCCAGGTTCAGTGTTCTTTTCCTCTAAAATTTGTCAGTATTATTTATAGGCTGGGCCAGTTATGCATGGTCCACATTAGGTGATCCAGATTCGATCAACCATGCCAAATGCTGAACCCAGACCAGTGAGTTATTTTACTCCTTTATCAAACCGTGGAGAGTTCAGGCAGAGTAGCTGGTCCCAGACCTATCATGGGCTGGCTTAATGGTCAGAACATGGTGAGAGGACTTCATTCCTTACATACCAGGAGAAATGTTTCTTtggtgagaaaacaaacagttaatATGGTCAGAACTGAAGGAAAAGCAGATGGAACATCGACAGTGAGGCTCAAACTAATGTAAAAATTATTGATGATTTGCACATCACTAGTTTTAAGccttaaatgtcttaaaacGTTTGTTTTATCTGACTGACatccaaaacacacaagtgtattattttaattcacTCATATACAGATGGACAGATCATGAGACAAGCAGAAAACTGTGTGTAGAAGGGCTCCCAGCTGTTACAGTGTTTTTCGATTGCTAAATGACAGTGGGAACAACTGGAGTCACATGTGCAAAACTCTAACTACAGTCTGCACAGCAGCAGTTCGTTCTAGTTCTTTTTTCATTGCTTGAACACAGGTTTCAAAACTCTACACACTTATCCCATGACTTTAACCACAACCTGCACAACACTGTGGATTTACAGCACTTTGTTCAAATGTTAACACACTGCTGTCAAAACTGGGAACCACACATTCAAAACTGAATAGATTTCAGCCTTGTGCCTTTCAAATACTGCTGATTGCAATTTCAGCTGAAAGGCTAAGCAGGTTTCTTGTTTTAGACTAGGTAGAACTCAGAAAGACTAATTTTGGAAATGGAACAATGAAGACGGGTTCGTGGAGGGAGAAGGGCCCAAGAAGACAAAGAGCTGTTATCTCAGATGAAATAAGGGCTTCACTTATAGACCATGTCGTGAACCATGGTCTCTCATTGAGAGAGGCAGGGTTGAGGGTGCAAACCAATCTGCAAAGATCCACAGTGGCATCTGTAATGCGAATTTTCCATCATACAAACAGGTGAGAGTTACATccttacagtaaataaaaacattacaggaATTTATTTTGTATAGCAATTATAGAATATTTACACAGATATATATTACAGTACGTTtgactgtaaaatatgtttttcaacAGGACATAAAGGCTGCCCCcaacaggaggaagaggaaaaatattttcagatgtgCAGGAAAAAGCTATTGTTGACATGGTTCTTGATTCACGATAGAGAGCTGGCTgataatgatgaaaatgttaCGGTAATTCTGTCagcaattcttttttttctcattgctGTAATTCCGTAAATTACTACAGACTATTGAAGCAAACTGCTAATTTTCATTTACCTTAAAGAATTGTTATGttctaaaaaattaaataaatcatgtgAAAGAACGTTTGGTTTGAAGAAAATATTACTTTGTATGAAGTCACTGAAATTGCTCAAACTGTAAAGAtgaaaagtttgtattttctgtattggTGTTTGATGCTAGTGTTTTTACTCTCAGTGTGTTCTGAGTGACGCAGTGTTTGCTGCACTGAGCCTGTTTTGAGCCACgtgttacagttttttttcgATTGCTAAACAACAGTGAGCACAACTGGAGCTAAATGTGCAAAACTCTACCTGCAGTCTGCACTACCAACAATCACCTGAGGTAAACAGTTCACATCACCTGCAAAACTCATTCCAAGCAACACAACTCTTAACACATGGCtcaaaacagtgtgtgtgtgtgtgtgggaacaAGACACCTGCTTAGCCTTTCAGATGAAATTGCAATCAGCAGTATTTGAAAGGCACAAGGCTGAAATCTATTCAGTTTTGAATGTGTGGTTCCCAGTTTTGACAGCAGTGTGTTAACATTTGAACAAAGTGCGGTAAATCCACAGTGTTGTGCAGGTTGTGGTTAAAGTCATGGGATAAGTGTGTAGAGTTTTGAAAACTGTGTCCAAGCAATGAAAAAAGAACTAGAACGAACTGCTGCTGTGCAGACTGTAGTTAGAGTTTTGTACATTTAGCTCCAGTTGTGCTCACTGTCATTTATCAATCGAAAGAAACTGTAATTGTTGGGTATTGCActgcattgcatttttttttactatttatatttcttttattatattgaCACTACAGTATTATTTTGTCTACACTATattttcatatactgtatattttaatgaaataatttagTCTGGTTTGATGATCtgctttttcattgtttcacaGTATGTTTCTAGTTATTTACCTGCCTTGATTGCGTTTGCAGAATTTGCCCTTTTAACTAGCTTAGTTGAATTTTTGACTAAATTCGGACTTTTTCGAAGGCTCAAAAAccattaacttaaaaaaaaacaatatcaacCAATATAAGTGAGCGTGCTACCAAATTCTTCAACACAACGGCAGTTTTTCCTGCAGCTATGGACACTTACTGACTGGAATGCAAATGGAAACCAGATGTTGTAGAATATGAGAGATGTGACACGGCGCGCGGACGTCTTGTCCCACTTATGAAGTTAAAGAGTTTTGCACAGGAAGCTCACGGTCaagttcagtcagtcagtttcTGGGTAAGAGTGGTTTGAGGAGGAAAGATGAGTAATGAAGACAGCGGAGAAAAGGgctgagagatttttttttttttctttaactgaaGTCCAGGAAGTGTGAAACCGCTACGTTTGCAAAAACGATGAGAAATCCGTTCAGTGGATGGGTGGAAAACAAGCCACCCTGTTAACCTTTGAACCGTGTTCCTTTGTCTTCGCAAAAAGAAGTCACAAGACGAAGTGTGATGGCATTTTACGAATGGGAGTCGCAGGGGCTGCGATCTGAGCTAATCCGGACTTAGTTTGGAGCCAGCGGCCAAACCAACGAACAACGAGTCCAGGTAAGGAGAGGGGAGCCCGGGGAGCCCGGGGAGGAAAGGTGCGGGGGGCTGTGCTGGCAAATCGTGCcggttgtttacatttttttcgaGGTAATGATAAATCCTGGATACTTGACTTCCTGCAGCAGTGTGCACAATTCCTCCTGCTAATGTTTCGGCTGAATGTCGGGTTGCTGTGTAGCACGAGTTTTAGGAAGCACCAGATATGTAAAACTAAATGCTGGTTAAAGGTTTCATCTTAagatgtggatttttttatttttttattttttgatgttAGGCAATAAGAGAGTACTTTAAAAcaggtcaggttttttttttttctaacattttaacCAGGGGAGTTTTAACCTTGGGCTTGTGTTCAACTGCAGTGACTCCAACCTTCAGAACTGCACCAGAAGGAAGAACTCAAATCATGTCCTCTGTCCATTTCGATCCAGGGTCAGATGCAGGTGTAAATGGGTGAGGAAAATCATTTTAACATAGGAAGATGAACTAGTATTTTGTCTGCGCGAATGCTTTCAGCACAATTTAGTGTTCAATGTGTAGCTTTATGTGTGAATTGGCTGTTTGCACAGAATtgtaaaattagtttttgtttggtttttgctaAGACGATAGACTATATTTCCTACTTTTCTTATAGAAACATAGCAAAGATGGAGGACGCCAAAGTGGAGATTGATGATGGAAAGGACGAGACTGTTGTGCCAGACACAATGTATCAGTAAGTTCACACAGCTGGAACAGCTGCAGATAGTTTTATATACAGCCCTTTATTCCAATGTGCACATTTAACTGTACTGATTAAATGACCATCAGCTATTTTCCTGCTTTGCAGCAATATTCGCAAGAAGATTGCACCTTTTGTTATGTCCTTTGGATTTCGGTGAGTGTGTTCTTGGAACTTTCTCAGGAAGAAATCGAGTTGTCTAGTTCaaccatttgtctttttttcatacTGTCAATTTGCTACCCGTGTTTTCCTCTAGCATATTTGGAGTTATACTGATCATAGTGGATATCGTGCTGGTGATTGTGGACTTTTCCCTACCTGGCAAGACCAGGGAGGTTGGAGATGCTTTAGAGGCTGTTTCCCTCACCATCTCCTTCTTCTTTCTCATTGACGTCCTCCTGCGGGTCTATGTGGAGGGGTGAGCATTGCATGTATCAGTGTTTTCAGAAGGGAGTTAATTGTTGCTATAATGTATTGTATGAACTGTACCCTGTGTTCAGATGTAATCTTCATTTATCACTACACATCTGCCTCCGTGTAAATGTGAGAACGTGAAACATttcaaagagtgagagagagtgagtccTGTGTCAGCACAAACCAACTGTGATTAGCTGTTAGACAGGAAGGTTTTAAGAGGAAGCCTGACAGGAAACGTATGGAATATATCGGGCTTGTCATCAGGAAATGTAGTAACTTTTGCAACTTTAGACAACTAGCACAGTGTCAATGAATACGCcctgtttcattttgtgtttaatgtgtctTTGGCACTTTTTAGGTTCAAAGTGTACTTCAGCTCCAAACTGAACATCATAGATGCCTGCGTTGTAGTAGTCACACTGGTGGTCACCATTGTCTACACTTTCACTAGCCTGTCAGGAGCCAGTCTCATCCCCAGGTACCTGCTTTACCCCTGCATGTTATTCTCATACAGCTGTGTACTTTTGAGatttgaatgtgagtgtaaaatAACAGGTTTTAGCTTGAGTATCTGGAGAATCGTTTAAAATGATGTTGAAATTGCTTTGTGTGCTTATTTAAAGCTCCTGTACGCACACACGCGTTTCCACCTATGATTCCTGACATAACCTCTTCTCAGGACTATACAAACTGCTTAGTTAACATCTCCCTCACTCTGATGTGGGGGCGAGACAATTGACAcctttatcattttatttattcaagacACTTTTATGTCAATCAGCCAGGCTTATTAAAAATGCTGTGCGAGGCCTTGAGGTTATTATAAGTTTTAAGAACCTGTATTGCTTTAACGCATTTTCAGGACACTTAAGATCTTGTAAATCACCACAAAACAATTCACAATTCAGAAGctctatttttactttaaaaaggtctaggcttaaatgttaaatgttgatgCTTTAAACTATTTGGCAAATCCTTAGCAATTCactgtaatattattttaataatattgcaGAAATACTGTGCTCAGAACCtttaatatgtttacatttgttaaatgattcaaataagcttctgtttttatttattcctaaTCAGGGTGGTGACGTTCCTTCGTTCCCTGAGAATTATAATACTGGTGAGGGTGTTCAGACTGGCAGCTCAGAAAAAAGAGCTGGAAAAAGTCACCAGAAGGATGGTGAGATCATGGCCATGGAAACCTGCTGTAGTACAGTCTAATTATCCCTGACTTGCTTCTGTGTAGAATTAGAGTCATTTAAGAGACAGTTCCTGATCACtgaccttttattatttttattttttttaaggtttcgGAGAACAAGCGGCGCTATCAGAAGGATGGTTTTGACCTTGACCTTACCTATGTTACAGGTAGGTGCTACACACTATATACAAGCCACATtctgtaacataataaaataaaaattaaatatccaTTTGTGTGCGTCTTTACCCACTTGTGTAGACCGTGTCATCGCCATGTCCTTCCCCTCTTCTGGGAAGCAGTCCTTCTACAGGAATCCAATCAAGGTAAGTCCCACTGGACTTGGGTGCACACACATCTCAACATGCACGAGTTCACTCTCATTACATGTTACATGTAGTTACACACAAACcgataaacaaaataataattgatagGAACCATTAACTCAGCCCTCAAAGAATAAACACACCTCCACAGACTTTAACCTATTGGTCCTCTCTTCCTGTGCAGGAAGTGGTGAGGTTCTTAGACACTAAACATGAAGACCACTATAAAGTTTACAACCTGTGCAGTAAGTTGCCACCACTTCTTGTCACATGTGCTGCTTTGACTTTTATGTGCAACTGCACCAATTCGTGTCAATgccatctttttattttaggtgaAAAAGGTTACGACCCCCAGTTGTTCCACTACAGAGTTGAGCGGGTGTTCATTGACGATCACAACGTCCCCTCTTTGGAGTGAgttcatgttttatgttgcactgtgtcatttttgttgtCCTCTTCCTTTATTACAGGGCATTATACTGTGTCACTAATGAAACCACAAAGAACATTCTGAGCTTGTGCACAAACTGCTCACATTCCAGTACGATGAGCATATATAGAGACAAATTGTGTCGCATACTGGCTTTACTTATACAATATAGTACAAGCTTTACTTGTGCAACATTTTCTCATATCTCAGTGACTTTTACGATTGTGCTGAAAACTCCCTCTCTCTTAGGGACATGCTGAAATACACAGCAAGTGTGAGGGAGTGGATGGCTGCTCATCCCACAAACATCATTGCAATTCATTGCAAAGGAGGGAAAGGTGATGCCAAAAGTCTCTACTTGTTAAATCATGTTTTGGTGAAGAATTTAAGTCTATCAAAGTCCCAGTTTT
The Channa argus isolate prfri chromosome 24, Channa argus male v1.0, whole genome shotgun sequence genome window above contains:
- the fgl1b gene encoding fibrinogen like 1B isoform X2, with the protein product MPVLLLLALVGNMALSTQVSAIDSCGQEIATIMQNIRKLENKLLIGNWQVEHLRRHKYFRPFQPVVTQTKKEPETNSGVNLNSSGALDANVTLMKSLPTAGSLIVHDKDCSELFDRLKPASGFYRIRPKLHEEPFLVYCDMKDGGGWTVFQRRRHGNVDFNRDWVDYRDGFGDFKLRNDEFWLGNEHIYSLLSEGKNLVKIDLMDWDGQRSYAFYENFRITDEADKYRLQYGVYSGKAGDALTGGTGMVDQWSACLSGMQFSTRDQDNDRYKLDSCALENEAGWWFNSCHVANLNGKFYRTGEYKGQYDNGVVWGTWKGLWYSLKHTTMKVRPLLFLDDVGSGGGES
- the fgl1b gene encoding fibrinogen like 1B isoform X1, which translates into the protein MDIAAKHFFVKAMPVLLLLALVGNMALSTQVSAIDSCGQEIATIMQNIRKLENKLLIGNWQVEHLRRHKYFRPFQPVVTQTKKEPETNSGVNLNSSGALDANVTLMKSLPTAGSLIVHDKDCSELFDRLKPASGFYRIRPKLHEEPFLVYCDMKDGGGWTVFQRRRHGNVDFNRDWVDYRDGFGDFKLRNDEFWLGNEHIYSLLSEGKNLVKIDLMDWDGQRSYAFYENFRITDEADKYRLQYGVYSGKAGDALTGGTGMVDQWSACLSGMQFSTRDQDNDRYKLDSCALENEAGWWFNSCHVANLNGKFYRTGEYKGQYDNGVVWGTWKGLWYSLKHTTMKVRPLLFLDDVGSGGGES
- the tpte gene encoding putative tyrosine-protein phosphatase TPTE, yielding MSSVHFDPGSDAGVNGNIAKMEDAKVEIDDGKDETVVPDTMYHNIRKKIAPFVMSFGFRIFGVILIIVDIVLVIVDFSLPGKTREVGDALEAVSLTISFFFLIDVLLRVYVEGFKVYFSSKLNIIDACVVVVTLVVTIVYTFTSLSGASLIPRVVTFLRSLRIIILVRVFRLAAQKKELEKVTRRMVSENKRRYQKDGFDLDLTYVTDRVIAMSFPSSGKQSFYRNPIKEVVRFLDTKHEDHYKVYNLCSEKGYDPQLFHYRVERVFIDDHNVPSLEDMLKYTASVREWMAAHPTNIIAIHCKGGKGRTGTMVCTWLIDSDQFESAQDSLEYFGERRTDKSQSSKFQGVETPSQSRYVGYYEVMKTKFNRQLPPPKALRIKSFRIHSIAGVGKGDGSDFKVKIIVKKDLVLQCVCAKQENCRVFPDIGSNAVVISLQNGPVVEGDVKVMFDSSAGLPKGYEDVPFYFWFNTSFIADNRLFLAREELDNPHKPKTWDLYKEDFGVTVLFSEP